CCCGGCGATTTTCCTCATCGTTGCCGGTGCTGAACATGGCATCGACATACGGGACGATGGTGATCTCTCGATCCAGCGCCTTCTGGCGAACCTTCCTCAGTGCATCGCCACCTGAGCCGTAGATCATCATCGGCTGGATCAGCATGCGACCGTAATGTACATCGGCTGCATCGATGTACGGCTCGCCAATCGCCTCGGGCGCGGCGGCGGCAATGCCTGTCGCCAGGAACGCCACCACATTGAGCTTCTGCCAGGTGGCCAGATCGTCGCGGACGATCAGTGCAACTTTCGTATCGAACATGCGTTATCTCGCTCAGGCTTCTGCCCGTGAGCATCCGCTACGCCCCTGCCCGCCCTATAGAACGTTTGTGCAAGCCTGCTGGTAGTGGCCAGGCGTCATGCCAAAGGCACGCCGGAACCAGCGGCCCAGGTGGCTTTGATCGGCGAAGCCGACGGCACTGGCGACCTCGGCCGGTGCCTCGCCCCGCGCCAGGCGTTCGCGGGCGGCGCGAAGACGCAGGTTCACGAGATAAGCGTGGGGCGACTGGCCGAATTCCGCAGTGAAATGGCGATTCAGGCGGAAGCGATCGATACCGGATTGATCAACCAGATCGTTGAGGCTTACATCGGTGGCCATGTGGTCGTGGAGGTAATCACGCGCCCGGCGCATGGGCGCCGAATGGACCGATGTCGAAGCCGGGGCTGGCGACGTCATGACTGGCTCATCGATTGCCATATGCCCGGCCAGGCTGTTCACCAGCCGATTCAAACTCAGGTCGCGAGCGAGCTTGCCCTCGCGCCCATGGATCGCCGCGAAAGAACGAACGATCGAATTGCGCAAACCCTCATCATCCGTAAGCGTTTCGCGAAATCGCGCCCGAAGCCCTGCCCCTAACGACGACGAACGCCCCTCCAGCGCATCGCGCAACCATGGCTGCGGGATGTAAAGCATCGCGTAGGTGAAGCCACCCGCTTCCGGCGCGTGCCCATCGTGCACCGCCCCGGGTTCGATCAGGATGATGCGGCCCCGTGTGCTCGTATGCATCGCCCGATGGCAGCGAAAGCGCTGCACGCCGTGCTGCGTTACACCAATCAACACTTCGTCGTGCGCATGGGCATCGTAGGCATGCCCCTGAAAATGCGCCTGCACGCTTTCGATGCCGGTTTCTGCATCGCGGCAAAGTTGAAACCAGTTATCTACATTGCGCGCGCTGCCAGCCATGGGACCCAGTATGCCTCGCGCGAATTTGTTTTCCACCTTGACGTGGTTCTCACATTTTGCCCCGGCGGCTCTGCGACACTCCGCCAATTCGCACGATCTAAATGGGGAAAATTTAGACGTTTAAATGATTCGTGCGCACGCGTTGCCAGGCCGGATCATCGCCCACGATCTGGCCGGGGAGTGGCGGGGGGAGGCGCAGCCTCAAGCCCCACAGTGGGTATTCCAGAGGAGCGCTTCTACTTATGAAGCTCGGTGCATGGCGCATTCGCGCACAATCCCTGCTGGCCGCGGCCAGCCTGACAGCCATGGCTGTCGCCTTCCCCACCCTCGCCGCGGAGCAGGCCCAAACGGCCAGTTCGTTAAGTGACGGCCCCACTGCCATGGCGCGGGCACGCGTGGCAGCCGATGTGCTGATGAGTTCGTACGACCCGGACAAGGCCTGGTTCCCCTCCAGTTGGTGGAACTCGGCCGTGGCACTGCAGACCATTGGCGATTACATGCAGCGCACCGGTGACCGCCGCTACATCGGCCAGTTGAACAACACCTTCGAGAAGGACAAGGGCGTATTCCCCGCGGGCGTACTCTCCGGCGATCCACTACTGGGCAACTTCACCAGCCGCGCCATCGATGATTCCGAGTGGTGGGGCCTCACGTGGCTGCAAGCCTACGACCTGACCCACGATCCCAAGTACCTCAACATGGCGATTACCATCGCCAATTACGTGTACGGCTATTGGGATACCAGCACCTGCGGTGGTGGCGTGTGGTGGGACGGCGAGCGCACCTACAAGAACGCCATTACCAATGGCTTGTGGATCCGCCTCACCGCCGAACTGCATAACCGCATCCCCGGCGATACGCTTTGGCTCGGCCGCTCCAAAACCGCGTGGACCTGGTTCCAGAACAGCGGCATGATCAATGCAGATGGCCAGGTGAATGATGGCCTGACCAACGCCTGCACCAACAACGGCCAGAACGTGTGGTCGTATAACCAGGGCCTGGCGATCGGCGGCGGCCTGGAACTGTTCCGTGCCACGCGCGATCCGAAGATCCTGGCCTCCGTGCGCCGGCTGGCGGATGCAGCCATCGGCCCGAACGCACTGGTGAAGAACGGCGTCCTTACCGAGATCTGCGACGCCACCGATCAGACCTGCGACGACAACGGCAAGCAGTTCAAGGGCATCTTCATGCGCTACTGGACTGATCTGGTCGATACCACCCATGACCGCGGCTACGCCGCCTTCCTCGATAACCAGGCCGAAAGCATCTGGAACGATGATCGCGACGCAGCGGGCCGCCTCGGTACCCGCTGGACGGGCGCCACCAGCGACGACCACCCCAACGTGTTCGACTGGCGCACGCAGGCCAGCGCACTCAGCGCCCTGGTCGGCAACGTGCCGCTGTTCACCCCGCTCGCTTCGCTGGCCGCCACCATGTCGCCGGCGCAGCCGGTGGTGATGCCCTCGGCATCGGGTACCACGACGATCCCGGTGCAGCTGAGCAGCTCGGCAACGGGCTTCTTCCCGTTGTTCGCGCTGGCGTCGGTCGAAGCACCTTCGGGCTGGAGCGTCACGCCACGTTCGTCACTGGTACGCCTGCAACCCCACGGCAATGCCGTGCCGGTGAGCAGCACGTTGCCGCTGACGATCAAGGTGCCGGGTACGGCAACTGATGGGCACCACACCGTCACGGCAAACCTGGTGGCCGCGGGCCTGCGTTTCAGCACCCAGGCTGATGTGTTGATCGCCCACAGCATCAACTTCGATACCGGCACTGTCGATGAGAACCCGTGGCTGTTCGATCCCGCCAACTCGCAGAGCAATGGCGTGCAGAACCGTTTCGCCGATGGCAATGCGCACTTCACGTACCGGTTCCCGTTCCCGAGCGACACCACCTCGGCACAGGTCACCCTGACCATCGATGCCGAGTTCCTGGTGCAGGTGAGCTCGGATAACCAGACCTGGACGACCGTGCTGCAGGAAACGCGGCCGATCACCGATGGCTCGAACAAGGCCGATCGCACGATCGACCTCACGCCGTACCTCACGACCGGTGCGGACGGTTCGAAACCGGTTTACCTGAAGGTCTCCGACTCCTTCCCCAACGATGGCTGGGGTGGGCGCGTGTATCACGTGACGGCGAATATCGTCGAGTAAGCACAGGGGTGCCTCCGTCCTCGCCCTAACGGGGACGGAGGCATTAGACGAAGTGCAGGCCCAGGGCCGTCGCTGCATGCGGCGGCATCAGCGTCGCCATCTCCTTCTGCAGGAAATCGACGAAGCTGCGCACGCGCGGCGGCTGAAAGGTGTTGGCGTGGTACAGCGCATGGATGGGCGACGGTGCCGACCATGCCGGCGCATTAACGAGTACCAGGCGTCCTTCGCGAACATCGTTGGCAACCGCCCACAGCTGGCGGTAGGCGAAGCCGCGGCCGAGTACCGCCCAAGTGCGGATGACTTCACTATCGGTGCTTTCGTGGTAACGCCTTACCCGCACCACAGTGTCGCCCAGACGCCATTCGTTGCGCGGGCCAGCGTTGGTGGTGATGACCAGCGTCGGCAGGTCGGCCAGGTCTTCGGGATGCATTGGCATGCCCTGTGTCGCTACGCACGTGGGCGACGCGCAAACAACGCGCCAACTACCGGCCAGATGGCGGGCGACGAGATCGGTGTCCTCCAGCGGACCGACGCGAATGGCGACATCGACATCATCGGGCACGAAGCGCGAGAGCGAATCGGACAGGGTCAGCACGATGCGCACATCGGGGTGCTGGGCCATGAAGCGATCGAGAATGTGGACAATGACATTGCGGCCCAGATCCGACGGCGTCGAAACACGCAACGTGCCGCTGATGCGATTGACGCCCGTACGCACGGCCTGCTCCGCCTCGCGCATGGTCTCGATCGCCATGCGGCAGGATGCGATGTAGGCACGGCCTTCGTCGGTAAGCCGGAGCTGCCGCGTCGTCCGCTCAAACAGGCGTGCGCCGAGCGCAGCCTCGATGCGCTGGACACAGGCGCTGGCCGCCGCCGGCGAGAGCCCCGCACGCCGGCCAGCGGAAGACAGGCTACCAAGGTCCGCCGCATCGACGAGGAGCTGCATGTCGCTCAGGCGGTTCATGGGCGGGGCCTCGACGGGGGCAATG
Above is a genomic segment from Luteibacter aegosomatissinici containing:
- a CDS encoding LysR family transcriptional regulator, producing MNRLSDMQLLVDAADLGSLSSAGRRAGLSPAAASACVQRIEAALGARLFERTTRQLRLTDEGRAYIASCRMAIETMREAEQAVRTGVNRISGTLRVSTPSDLGRNVIVHILDRFMAQHPDVRIVLTLSDSLSRFVPDDVDVAIRVGPLEDTDLVARHLAGSWRVVCASPTCVATQGMPMHPEDLADLPTLVITTNAGPRNEWRLGDTVVRVRRYHESTDSEVIRTWAVLGRGFAYRQLWAVANDVREGRLVLVNAPAWSAPSPIHALYHANTFQPPRVRSFVDFLQKEMATLMPPHAATALGLHFV
- a CDS encoding AraC family transcriptional regulator, with translation MAGSARNVDNWFQLCRDAETGIESVQAHFQGHAYDAHAHDEVLIGVTQHGVQRFRCHRAMHTSTRGRIILIEPGAVHDGHAPEAGGFTYAMLYIPQPWLRDALEGRSSSLGAGLRARFRETLTDDEGLRNSIVRSFAAIHGREGKLARDLSLNRLVNSLAGHMAIDEPVMTSPAPASTSVHSAPMRRARDYLHDHMATDVSLNDLVDQSGIDRFRLNRHFTAEFGQSPHAYLVNLRLRAARERLARGEAPAEVASAVGFADQSHLGRWFRRAFGMTPGHYQQACTNVL
- a CDS encoding glycoside hydrolase family 76 protein; translation: MKLGAWRIRAQSLLAAASLTAMAVAFPTLAAEQAQTASSLSDGPTAMARARVAADVLMSSYDPDKAWFPSSWWNSAVALQTIGDYMQRTGDRRYIGQLNNTFEKDKGVFPAGVLSGDPLLGNFTSRAIDDSEWWGLTWLQAYDLTHDPKYLNMAITIANYVYGYWDTSTCGGGVWWDGERTYKNAITNGLWIRLTAELHNRIPGDTLWLGRSKTAWTWFQNSGMINADGQVNDGLTNACTNNGQNVWSYNQGLAIGGGLELFRATRDPKILASVRRLADAAIGPNALVKNGVLTEICDATDQTCDDNGKQFKGIFMRYWTDLVDTTHDRGYAAFLDNQAESIWNDDRDAAGRLGTRWTGATSDDHPNVFDWRTQASALSALVGNVPLFTPLASLAATMSPAQPVVMPSASGTTTIPVQLSSSATGFFPLFALASVEAPSGWSVTPRSSLVRLQPHGNAVPVSSTLPLTIKVPGTATDGHHTVTANLVAAGLRFSTQADVLIAHSINFDTGTVDENPWLFDPANSQSNGVQNRFADGNAHFTYRFPFPSDTTSAQVTLTIDAEFLVQVSSDNQTWTTVLQETRPITDGSNKADRTIDLTPYLTTGADGSKPVYLKVSDSFPNDGWGGRVYHVTANIVE
- a CDS encoding DUF2000 domain-containing protein; this encodes MFDTKVALIVRDDLATWQKLNVVAFLATGIAAAAPEAIGEPYIDAADVHYGRMLIQPMMIYGSGGDALRKVRQKALDREITIVPYVDAMFSTGNDEENRRVFREERVESMNLVGLAIRGPRNAVDKVVKGLLLHP